TCCTCACATTTTGTGTGGTGAGGTCATACCCACGTATTTTCGTGTGAGGCAGTATCAATTAGACACTTCTTCACCCACCACCGCGACCGTGCAAATGAGTGCCACCGGAGAGGATGGCTGTCCCTCTACTCTGTTGGATGATCTCGCAGAGGCGACCCAACTTGATCCAGTGCGAGAAGGGATGTCTAATGGAGAGAAAGGAGTAGTTACAAAAAAGTCCCCGTTAGTGTTTCGAATTCCGTTTCGCGCGAAAAGTGTTTGGCTGAAGGTAGACACCTTGGGAGACTTTATTGCCAGCCAGGTGAAGTTCTTCGGGGCCGTAACTTCTCGTGAAATATAGATTTTTGATCCCCATAGGTATTTGTTATACTTTCTactccctcctccctttccagTGCATTCCTTGCTTGTTCCTGGACTCATTTCGTCTTTGAGCCTTTGTCTCATATCGTGTAATACATTTTGAAGTAACTTCCACCGCGTGAAAGAGGTGAGGAGGATATGGGGCGCAGCAAacaggaggggaaaggggggaatgaCAGCAGTAAAAGTGTCTTGATATACAAATTTGCATAGATGCCCCTCCCATTGTGTGGAGCGGTGCGGCATACACGCACAAGTAGTCACGGATCATCCTGATTACTGGAGTTCTTGCACCACAGGCACTTAATGTGATCTCTCCCCTCTACTTCCTCCCTGCGCAACTCCCACTGTAAGCATCTTCtaggaaagaacaaaaagtagATAGGGGCACTTTTCTGACTTTCTTTGGAAATCTTGTTTTAGCTGTGGTAGTTCCCCTGTGGTCCTTGTGTCGTCTGTCTACTACCGGTAATATTTTTACGATTTTAGGTCTATTTTTGGCTCTCCATTGCGGGTTGTGGGGGCTTAAAGCGAGGTCAACAAACCTTTAGATAAGTAGACAAGGGAGCGATAATTACCACAATAGACATGGCGGGCACCACCGCTATAGTAAAGGACTCGGCAATGTCTCGAGAATTGCAGCAAGACTGCATTGACTGTGCCGCGCATGCACTACACGTCATGGGGCTGAATGAGCAGACCGCGATGGCACAGTTCATCACGCGCGAACTCAATAGCAAATACGGATCACGTTTCCACTGTGTTGTAGGACGCTCCTTCGGTTCATATGTTGGTCATGACAGCCAGTACTTCATCTACTTCCTGATCGGTGATTGTGCGTTTCTGATCTGGCGCACCGTAGATACCTTCGAAGAGCGTGTGTTTTATGCAGCGGTGGACGACATAGCCGTCGGAAACAAATATTATAGTTGCGAAAAAAACACCTGTGTTGATGAGAAGCTGGGACAAACGTCAATGTAAAAAACTTCCAAGTACAGCAACCACCAGCGTAACACCCCTACAAATGAAATCGGTCGGCTGTGCAAtgtcatttgtttgttctctTGCCCTTGCATTCACGGAGCTACTTATATGATGCACTAGATCCCTGCTTGGCACTTGCTATTCAACTCCTCCCCTAAAAAAGACACCTGGTCGTGAACGTGTCAACATAATCCCCATCATCACAATGAATTCACTTGTTTGACATATTCAAGTCCAAAGGAAGTGGGTGAAATAGACGGAGGGTTTGAATTCTTCTATCAATCAAACGACTATGTATGGTGTTGAGTGTTTTCGGCCACTTGGCCTCGCCGCCTTTATGTTGGCAGTCCTTTCGGTCGTGCGGGTCGCAACATCAGAAGATGACCCAAACAAACTGACGCCGCAGGAGCGCATAGATAGATACCGCAAACGAGTTGCGCGGTCGTTCCTCCTTAAGATGGCTGAAGAACCCGGTGCCATGACGCTCCCCTCAGGCGTCGTTGTTCACGTGCTCAACCGCGGCGGTGGTGGACGGTCGGCTGCTGTTGATGATGAATGCACCGTTCACTACACAGGAACACTGAAGGATGGAACTGTGTTTGACAGCTCACGAGATCGCGGACAGCCCTTCAAACTTAAGCTGGGCCAAGTGATTGTTGGTTGGCAGGAGGTCCTCCAACTGATGCGACCCGGCGACCGCTGGAAAGTTTTCATCCCACCTGAACACGGCTACGGTGCGAGAGGTGCAGGCCCAAAGATCCCACCCCACTCCGCACTGGTGTTTGACATGGAGTTGATTTCCATTGAAGGCGGCGGCAACGGTCGCACTGAaaaggaggtggaggaagttCTCAAGGGTTACGCGGGGAAGGGAGACTTGTAATTGGTTGATTATTgagaggaagggggaaggtaAAAGAATTTGCCGTGTATGATACTGTGCGAGGGTGCATAAACGCGCTTGCTGGTAGTGTTCACCGGGGGATCAGAGTTGTTAGGGAGTTAATGTGTGTTAATAGTGTTTGTTCCCGTTGGAAGAATTTTCACATATGTATGGGGGAAAGGGAGCAAAATCAAGGCGGCACCGCCCGGGAGGCATCATCTCTACTGCTGTTTTTTGCATATCTATTGTGTTTGCCACCCTCCTACTCCTGTAAAGTAGGGGGTTGTATTCTACCGATGTTAAAGCAGAGACAACGACAGAAAATGGCAAGGGCAATAACAACCAAAACAACCGTGATCATCCAAGTTGCAGGTACCAATAATGGAGACGATACCAAGTGCCTATCTTATCTCTTGTcaccaaatgaaaaagtttctaaggagagaaaaaagcgCGTCATACTCTTTACGAATCATTccatcacttttttgtttgtgcgcTTACTTTCAGCATCCTTCCCCTCtcactgctttttttttttttggacgGGTTGTTTGTAAGGGTGTAGGTTGCAATGAACAATGGCGATAATTCCTCCGTAGGAAGCATCAGCGCTCCACCGCGGCAGAGACACAAGTTTGGCACCCGCACAGCTGAAGGTATCGCAGCACCCGTAGCGGCGGGGGGGATAATAACACGTGGAGGGAATTTTCAGAAGCCAACTCCCTCAAGTGACGACTCCGCGGCCTCAACAGAAGATTTATCTCTGCTCTTGTGGTGTAGCGTCGGGGTTTTCTTGTTGCTGTACGTGATCAGTGGGCGGTTTCACAACCTCTATATAACTCCGGAGGATAATGATAAGGCGGAACAAAATTTCCTCCAATATTTGTCTGAGCGTTGGTCTCGCGAAGGTGATGCAATCATCACAAAGGCGTCAAATGATGCCAGTTTTACGCAGCACGGTGATGGACGTATTTATTTCCGCGTAATGAATCAAACCTTTCCTATTAAGGAGTCCACGCCGCCACGCGTTGTGTCAAAAGTATCTCTTCCGGAAGTAAGCAGTGACAACCGGTGGCGCGGTGATTTGAAAAATGCCACAAGTGAGGCAGCCATGGAGTGGCGTAACCTGACTCAGACGATGCAATGCGCTGGAATCGATGGGCCACTCATTTTTCACCTTGTCGCGTTTCTTTCGAGTGGCGTGCGCTTTGTGAGTACATATGTTCCACCAGGGAAGCCTGAGATACGGTCAGTGGGAGCCCACATTCCATGTCTGAATGCCATTCTGCCATTGATGTGCAAAGGTGACAAATGGGAAATTATCTGCCCTCCTGAGATGGCATTCGGATCCCACGGATTTCAGGAGGTGCCCCCATCTGCGACAACAATCTGGCAGGTTTTCATGTTGGATGTGACTAAAAGCGGGCCACGCACGCGGGCACACGTGCAAAAGCTCCTCGCGGCAGCGACACGACGTCATTCCGGCGAGGCGCCGATTACTCGAAGGGAATTGTACGAAAGGGCAATGCGAGCCCGTGGGAAACTGTTGGGTAACGGTGAAGGCACACTGTAAGGGATGACATTATGATGTGTGCAAATACGCATCGCGGGGAGGGGCGCCACCTTGTGGTGGCGTGtagtgaagagaaaagaaatacaaatgGGAGGAGAGAAACGAAATAGTCCATGCAATATataagaaaagaatattTACGGGGGTGGATACCTTGTTGTGAAGCCCCATGTGCATTGATGCCCGCGTGTCTGTTGTACAGCACCGCTATTGGCTCGGCTGTAGTGGTCACCATTGTTTGGCTCTGTTTTTACTTCCCATCAACACCCCTGTGGCAACTACAGAAAGGGGAGGGAGTAGGGCGTTTTAGTGAATTCAtagttctcttttttaatacatatatatatatatatatatatatgtgtgtgtgtgtgtgtgtgtagttgTTGGTTTTCTTCCCGCTTCCACAATGACACGAGTAtattttggtggtggtggtggtggtgtttttaACCCCCTGTGGGGGAGCTCTGAAAAGAAGTTAAAGAACCTCTTTCCGACgagtgaaaggaaaaaggaaacgaggGTCAACAGTACTCCTTTGATCTGGGAGTGAAGGGAAATTCACCGACCTTGagctgttttttgttttactattttgtttatttgtttccattCAGTTGTTTTCGTTATCATTATTGCTGTCACATCGTTGTTCATAACCAATGTTTCAATGTCTTACTTCCTCATCCGATCCCAAAGTTGGTTTAGGAATGCtccgaacaaaaaaaaaacagattgtgtgtgtgtgtgtgtgtgtgtgtgtgtgtgtgtgtgtgtatagaCAAGACCATAGTtaccacctttttttttttgcgcctTCACTGCGCGTAATATCCATTGTGTGTTGGTTTATTAGTTGATTCACTAATGCAGATCATTATTTGGTGTTAGTGTCCTTTCTATCGAATATTTTACTCACTTTCCATTCCGTTGAATGGTGGTGATATTTCAGAACGACAGAGCAAAAATGTCTGTGTTTCCTCGCTTATTTGTGCCATTCCGCAACACGCTactctcctctcttctctcttctctctttccttatgTGAATATGTAAAAACATAAATTTTACCCGTAGTTGGCACTCCGTACCCCGTAAATATAGCATTTGACTGTGGTTAGGAAATCCAAATAACGTATAGCACATATACTTATATTGTTgttcatatatttatttatttatctgtTTATTCACATCCCCGCCGCGAGTAATAGTTTTTCTGTGCCTGTGTTTTatagaggaaggaaaaaacaagtcAATCCATCGACGAACGACAGCAAAAACTAAaacatttaaaagaaaaaagagcaaagtggagggggaaagtagCAACAAAAGGAACAGTGTTAAAGAGAggtatatatttattcactATTTCACCTATAcgttgaaggaagaagaaagagagaaaatcgAACCAAAAACGAGGTGAACGAAAGGGTAGCCGACTCTCtacgaaaaaataaaaataaaaaataaaataaatcaacagcaacaacaacaacaacaacaataaacacACCAgtagacaaaagaaaaaaaaaagataaaactAGATAGGCACTGGAAAGGGGTGAGGTCATCAGGAGTGGGCAGTTCGCAGCCTTCCCGGACCTCCTCCGAGAAATGGACCCCTCGAGAGCGTTGCAGGAGGGTTCTGAGGTCTCTGCACTGAACTCAACGGATAATTTTCAGTTTCCCGCGCAGGCCCTTACGGAATGTACGGAATGCAACGGGGATGTGGCGGCTTCAAGCTTTGCAAGGCTCTCGACGGATGGTGAAGGCGGTAGAGcaagtgaaaaggaaggtgaCTCACCGGATCAGATGGATAATGACAACAGTGAAGGGGGCgaatttgatatttttgaaGGCGTGGCCCCCGGCGTCTCGAAATGCTCCACTCCACAAACCGAGGGCACGTACGCGGACCGACAACCCCCTCAGCTCTCCAACGCATTGGAGCGGGAAACTTCGCAGGAAATAAACCGCATTGAAAATAAAGTAGATGCTGTACGCATTGACAGTAGCACAGTTAACACCTCAGACGACTTTATAAGTACCGTATTCGACGACGTTGACAGGTCCCCATCCCCATTCATTGTGTTGGACCATGTGGAGGACGGAGGCTGTCTTACGTATCAGGGGACCGTGGACTCGGCCATGCTTCCGCTAAAAGAGGAGCGGGCGCGAATACTGCAGCGACTCGGGATGTTGCGTGCCACTGAGCAAAGCCGGAGGCAGCAGCTTTGTAGAAAGTATGAGGGAGAGGTAAACATGCGAATGGTGTCGCTAGCGGTAACCGCAGCTGAACAGATAGATGCGCCGTATGGAAATAGTACGTATCTGACCTCCTCAAGTGTAGTTTCCACTAACCTTGATACCCAACACAATGAAGCGGAAGAACGAGAACAAGAACAAGACCAAGACCAAGTTCTCCCCCAGGACAGTAGAAGGGGAGAAACTACTGTAACTCGGGGAGTAATGGCGGGCTGTTCGACAACAGTATCAAAGGAAGTAACAGGTAGCGTCCGGGAGGGAGCCTCCCTCGTGTGCGATCAAGTTGATAATGTAGAGAGTGACGAGGATGAACCTCATTTCACCGAAAGACTAACAATGTTGGACTGCATGACACAGGAGTGCTACAAGGGACTAGTCCAAGAGGGTGAGTTTTTTTCTGGTGAAGCAGAAAGTATGGTTAGCGAAAACAGTGCGGATACCGACTCCAGTGGAGACGGGGTACACAGCCGCGCTGATAACATGACGGTGTGTGACAGTGTCGATTGTAATAAGCTACACACGGCGCCGTCAGAAGGTTTTTACATACCAGTACCCATGGACAGAACAGGACAAGTGGAATACGTCTTCAATGGAGATGACGCGCAGAGACGGTTGAAGTTTCGTAGAGAGGAATATGAGTTGCAGAGGGCTTTGGGTCGAGTAGAGGGGAAGATAGACGCCCTAACAGCGTGTCGCCTCAGCAAAGGCATTCACTACTGGCAGAGCGACGATTCAACTGACAGCTGCCCGCGCTGTGGCAAAGTTTTCTCATTCACTGTGCGGCGGCATCACTGCCGGCGTTGTGGGGTGTTGCTGTGTAACGACTGCTGTTCACAGGTTGGGCGAGATATGTATGTGCAGGTGCGCACTAGTGCAGTCACAAGTTCGGACGTGGGGCCTTCCCATGGTTCGTCTTCATCCCAGCGCACTACGGGAAATGCCACGGACGACGCATGGCTATTCGGTACATGTGAGCCTACTGGTTCTGGGGACACACGGGAAAAAAGACCTGGAAGCACTCCCAACTCACTTCAACCTAACCAAACCATTAGTGACACCTGGCAATACCAGGGGAGtagcagtaacaacaacagtctGCCCAATTGTATATGCCTGCCAAACAACGGACGACGGGATTATCGTGGGCGGGGTGGCCTGAAGGTGCGGTATGTCCCGTGGGTCCGCATTTGCAATGCCTGTTATCTTGTCTGCCTTCGCGCCCGACTTGGAGGGAATTATAAACCCATTCTTGAGGACAATCGCCGCCGCTTCCATGTCCTTAAAGAGGAGGAACAGTCCCTTTTGTGTATCAATAGTACATGGGAAATGCGATGGGCACAACTAAATGTACTGAAACATGTCGTCATTGAGCGAACAGTGCATATGGCCCACGACCAGGTGCAGCAAGCGGTTGGGGTATTGTCCGATTGGCTTCAAGAGTGGCGGTTATGCCTCAAAccgtaacaaaaaaaaaagaaaaaaagaagaaaaagagggtcATTCCTTCGTGTCGTTTCTTTGGTTGTTTTATTCATTGATGGTTTCCCGCcctcatttccttcccccccttccccttctactttcttttttaccctttttttcttgttttttttagttttatcGTTCCggtctcctttctttttttctgttgttgtttgacAGATGTtccaattattattattattattctcgATTGCTATTATGTTTCTCCCATCCGAGTTTTCCTCCTCTATGTATTATCAAGTGAATAAAGGgaagatgaaaaaaataagtgtgTATGCCTACGTTTGTACCTCACTACTCGCACaaattatatataaacatgtTTGAGTATAttcgaataaataaaataaatgtaCACCTTCACGCTCCTTATGGACATCTGTCTTTAGCTTTTCATTCCACCGTTTTCACCTCGCTTGCTCAGTTCTATTCtgttttgtgttgtgttgtgttgttgttgtttttttttttcctttacgtattttcattgttttatttgttttgttttcatcttttgttcctttatCACCActatttttgtcatttttctGGCCCACACCTCACAGCCTAGAAGAAGGGGTATGTGAAGTAAAAATGTAGCGgttcctttttgtgttttacttctgcttttttttttgtttcatggGTGCGTTAGAGGAGAACGTAGtgtgcgaaaagaaaaaaaagaaaaaagtgtgtgcataagaaggaaaagagaaaaggaagcatatatatatatatatatatatatatatatatttgagttTGAGTGGTTTGTTgattgggggggggttggGAAGGAAGGTgggatggaagaaaagagaagttgAGAAGCTGAAAAGATGGTAAAACACCAAAATGGCGCTTCGGAGGCCCTCACTGTCGAgtggttgttttttttttgtcttttgtttgGGGGGGCGGGAGggttttcctctccccttttcttgTCTCTCTTGCATAAACGTGGAGAcacggattttttttttaaaaaaagagagaaaacggaaaagaaatgtgGGTGCACTCAATatagaaaaggaagtgaGAGTACATATGAAGCCAACTTTTGTACGTATGCTTACGGAGACATAAGGAATGTATATAATTTCATTACCTTGCGTCGTCTTTGTTGCCATACGCTATCTttacgtgtgtgtttgtgtgtgtgtgggggggggggaaatgtgaggagtttttctttattttctttctatttctttttatttttctttctttgcttcatagggtttttttttcttgcggtTCGAGCACAATCTGTGGTTTTACCTCTGTTGTTGCTCCCATCCCTTTGTACCCCCTTCTTgcatttcttctgtttttttttgtgtgtgtgtttgagtGTGAATGTGTTTGTTagtgattatatatatatatatatatatatatatatataattattattattattattattttcttctcccctccccccttttccacttttgTCTATCCCTAatctttattattactattattgttgttgttgttactgttattGTTAATGTTACAGGTGTGGCTTTTCCCCActgctcttttgttttgtcttcagTTGGGGCAGATGGTCGATTTTCAGTCATTAGTTTTGCTTCTatcgtttcttcttcaatgATCAAGaagatctttttttcttaacaaaaagaaaaggaaaaaaagaaaagaaaacaagaaactaCAGATCTTGTCCACTCGAATTGTGTGACAAGGGCCAatctgtattttttttttttcatgtgaGTGACTCACTCGTTTGACCGTTTTCTTGTGTTGTTcaattttgtcgttttgTTCAGGGGTTATCAAATTATCTCCATCGTGCATTCACTTGAATCACACGGATAGCTTCTGAAACAATATAAAGCCGAAACGaaattttctcttccctccattttgctttttcctcGCAGCCAATCACGcaatttatttacttttttgcactgcgctttctttctttctttttttcttactttttgctccctcccttttttcttctcctcttGTAGTGGTCGCGcttcattgttgttgtttttttttttgtgtgtgtgtgtgttttttctcattttcgcTTTCAGTaagttcattttcctcccccccctt
The genomic region above belongs to Trypanosoma brucei brucei TREU927 chromosome 10, whole genome shotgun sequence and contains:
- a CDS encoding uncharacterized protein (similar over 81aa to Early endosome antigen 1 (Endosome-associated protein p162). (Swiss-Prot:Q15075) (Homo sapiens;); UniProt:Q18930 kinase anchor protein {Caenorhabditis elegans;}), with translation MDPSRALQEGSEVSALNSTDNFQFPAQALTECTECNGDVAASSFARLSTDGEGGRASEKEGDSPDQMDNDNSEGGEFDIFEGVAPGVSKCSTPQTEGTYADRQPPQLSNALERETSQEINRIENKVDAVRIDSSTVNTSDDFISTVFDDVDRSPSPFIVLDHVEDGGCLTYQGTVDSAMLPLKEERARILQRLGMLRATEQSRRQQLCRKYEGEVNMRMVSLAVTAAEQIDAPYGNSTYLTSSSVVSTNLDTQHNEAEEREQEQDQDQVLPQDSRRGETTVTRGVMAGCSTTVSKEVTGSVREGASLVCDQVDNVESDEDEPHFTERLTMLDCMTQECYKGLVQEGEFFSGEAESMVSENSADTDSSGDGVHSRADNMTVCDSVDCNKLHTAPSEGFYIPVPMDRTGQVEYVFNGDDAQRRLKFRREEYELQRALGRVEGKIDALTACRLSKGIHYWQSDDSTDSCPRCGKVFSFTVRRHHCRRCGVLLCNDCCSQVGRDMYVQVRTSAVTSSDVGPSHGSSSSQRTTGNATDDAWLFGTCEPTGSGDTREKRPGSTPNSLQPNQTISDTWQYQGSSSNNNSLPNCICLPNNGRRDYRGRGGLKVRYVPWVRICNACYLVCLRARLGGNYKPILEDNRRRFHVLKEEEQSLLCINSTWEMRWAQLNVLKHVVIERTVHMAHDQVQQAVGVLSDWLQEWRLCLKP
- a CDS encoding FKBP-type peptidyl-prolyl cis-trans isomerase conserved produces the protein MNNGDNSSVGSISAPPRQRHKFGTRTAEGIAAPVAAGGIITRGGNFQKPTPSSDDSAASTEDLSLLLWCSVGVFLLLYVISGRFHNLYITPEDNDKAEQNFLQYLSERWSREGDAIITKASNDASFTQHGDGRIYFRVMNQTFPIKESTPPRVVSKVSLPEVSSDNRWRGDLKNATSEAAMEWRNLTQTMQCAGIDGPLIFHLVAFLSSGVRFVSTYVPPGKPEIRSVGAHIPCLNAILPLMCKGDKWEIICPPEMAFGSHGFQEVPPSATTIWQVFMLDVTKSGPRTRAHVQKLLAAATRRHSGEAPITRRELYERAMRARGKLLGNGEGTL
- a CDS encoding FKBP-type peptidyl-prolyl cis-trans isomerase conserved; the protein is MYGVECFRPLGLAAFMLAVLSVVRVATSEDDPNKLTPQERIDRYRKRVARSFLLKMAEEPGAMTLPSGVVVHVLNRGGGGRSAAVDDECTVHYTGTLKDGTVFDSSRDRGQPFKLKLGQVIVGWQEVLQLMRPGDRWKVFIPPEHGYGARGAGPKIPPHSALVFDMELISIEGGGNGRTEKEVEEVLKGYAGKGDL
- a CDS encoding dynein light chain, putative produces the protein MAGTTAIVKDSAMSRELQQDCIDCAAHALHVMGLNEQTAMAQFITRELNSKYGSRFHCVVGRSFGSYVGHDSQYFIYFLIGDCAFLIWRTVDTFEERVFYAAVDDIAVGNKYYSCEKNTCVDEKLGQTSM